Within Mongoliitalea daihaiensis, the genomic segment TTTTGTATCATAATGATAGTTTGATTGTATCGTACAATTATCATTCAAAAATTGATGTTTTTAACTTGATAAAACAAAAGTCTAGTTCTTTAGAAATCTCTACATTAAATTATCCATTTGAAAAAGTTAAGAAACCAAAATTTACTAAAGAAATGTCTTTTAAAAATATGATGGAGCTTGCTAGTGATTGGGACGGAGAGGTTGCCTTTGGTGAACTGATTTACTTTAAATCGTGTGGCTGTTATTACCGAACAGTTAAGGGCCCAATAAAAAGTGAAAAACTGCAAGATTTTGACGTATTTCTGGAATTATTTGATATTAATCTTAATAAAATCGAAGAAACTAATCTCTCCAAGATAAATTCTAATTTAAGTAATTTTACAATACCGCTTAATGGTAAGATTTTGATTAAAGCAAAATCTCAGCCAGGTGAAGATAGACTTTATTTTTACTATCTGGAGTTAGATATGGAACAGATTGAGCATTTGGATCCCTCTTAATAACAAACCATCTTCCTGAAGAGACTCTAGAGCTATAAAATGCGTATGGTCATGTATTGGTAATGGGAGTGGTGAGGAGTAAGTGATCAGTGGGTGGTTAATTTTTTGTGCTTTAAATCAATCGATTATCAATTTAAATTCAAAAGTAAAATAACTGCCAAAATTTGATTGTGTTGGATTTTTAATTGATTTAGAAAGGTTTAGAGTTTTATCTGAATAAAATATTTCCAATGAAGAATAGAAAATTATAATTTTAAGTAAATTGTAATTTATTAATGAATTGGATGCAATCAAAAGCTGTTCTAAATAGTAACGTAAATTCTAGGTTATCAGATTACGGTGTTGACGGAATCGCCGGAGCGGATGTTGGTTCTGTGGCAGTAGGTGTATAAACCTTACCTGGAGCTGCTGCTGGTGCTATTTCTGGCTGTGCTGCTGTAGGATTAGCTGGTGCTGTGGGAGGCGGTTTAACGTGGGCAGCAGTGGGTTGCAAAAATTTCTATTGATATGAAAACACACCATAACCTTTTAACATGGATTTAAAATCAAAATTGAAATTTTTAAAATTTATAGGTTACACATGTGCTCTAGTTGCTGTGATCACTAGCGGCAATACTTTAGCAAATACAATTCAAACCTTACATACTTCTGAATCATGGAAGTTTTATGCTGCATTAGCAGGTTTTACTATTTTCTTGTCCATGTTGATAGTATTGGTAATGGTTGACTTGGCATTGGTGATTACACCTGAAATTATGAAATATTTCAAAGGTAAGCTTGGATTGACATGAGGTTTCACTAGAAAGAGTAATAACTTAACTTTGTTATGAAGCCTCAAGTAGGCTTTGTGACAACTTGTTGTTGGGCCCTCAGTTAGGAGAGGATACATTTATTTTAGTGCTGTGTAAGTTGAAGTCATTGAATTAAATAATACAAGAGTTCCAGTAAGCGCCCAAGTTTTTTACAGGATACAGAAGTAAACACCTTTTCAAAAATTCTTGTATTTTTGACCATGCTATCCAAAAAAACCAAATACGCTTTCCACGCCCTTACCTATCTGGGCAAAAACAGAGATCAAAAGACCGTATTGATCCAAGACATCTCCAATGAATATGGGATTTCCCATAAATTTCTGGAAAACATACTCTTGGAATTGAAGAAAGCAGGTATCCTCGGTAGCAAAAAAGGAAAAGGTGGGGGATACTACCTTATCAAGGATCCAAAAGATGTTGCCTTATCCAAGGTCATCCGATTACTAGATGGGCCTATCGCATTACTTCCATGTGTGAGTTTAAATTACTACGAACCTTGTGTAGAATGTAAAGACGAGACAGCATGTGGCCTGAATAAAGTGATGATTCAAGTGCGTGATGAGATGTTAAACGTATTGGAAAACAAGACCTTAGCGGATATTTTAGATAAAGAATAAAATTTTTTCCCTTTTTACCCTATAAAATAAATAGGTTTTATATACTTTTGTAAAATACTTGTATTTGAACCTATGATACTAGATCAGCCCATCAAGCGATGGTTTATCAATAAAAAGGGACAGGACAGCAACTTCAAAAGCTTCCTAAAGTCCATATCCTGGAGGATAGTCGGTACCTTGGATACCATGGTTATCTCCTATTTTGTGACAGGAGAATTGATGATGGCGATATCTATAGGTTCTATTGAAGTCATTACTAAAATCGCTTTGTATTACTTACACGAGCGTGCATGGGAAGCAGCAACCAAACTAGAAAAAGATGAGCCTACAGAAAAGTTTGCATGAGTTAGAGGCAAGCATCGCCGATCTTTCTTTGGAAGAGGAGCTGCAAGTCTTAGGCAATTATTTCCAAGGGAAAATAACCTTTTCTACTTCCCTAGGACAAGAAGATCAGGTGATTACTCATTTGATAGCTTCTCTGAAATTACCCGTAAGTATCTTTTCATTAGATACCGGACGCCTCTTTCCGGAGACCTTGGACTTATTGGCGCGTACACAAGCGAAATATAAACTTCCTATCAAAGTATATTATCCCGAAACTCAACAAGTGGAAGATCTAGTCTTGCAACAGGGCATCAATGGATTTTATGAAGGTGTGGAGCAGCGGAAAAACTGCTGTTTCGTCCGGAAAGTAGTCCCTTTGCAGAGAGCACTGACGGGTAATCAAGTTTGGATAACCGGCCTAAGAGCTGAGCAAAGTCCTA encodes:
- a CDS encoding DUF2061 domain-containing protein; protein product: MILDQPIKRWFINKKGQDSNFKSFLKSISWRIVGTLDTMVISYFVTGELMMAISIGSIEVITKIALYYLHERAWEAATKLEKDEPTEKFA
- a CDS encoding phosphoadenylyl-sulfate reductase, coding for MSLQKSLHELEASIADLSLEEELQVLGNYFQGKITFSTSLGQEDQVITHLIASLKLPVSIFSLDTGRLFPETLDLLARTQAKYKLPIKVYYPETQQVEDLVLQQGINGFYEGVEQRKNCCFVRKVVPLQRALTGNQVWITGLRAEQSPNRASMKRLEWDEANQIIKYNPLLEWTYEQLLQYIQTHTIPYNPLHDKNFISIGCAPCTRAIQPGEDARAGRWWWEESKKECGLHGGEKG
- a CDS encoding RrF2 family transcriptional regulator, which codes for MLSKKTKYAFHALTYLGKNRDQKTVLIQDISNEYGISHKFLENILLELKKAGILGSKKGKGGGYYLIKDPKDVALSKVIRLLDGPIALLPCVSLNYYEPCVECKDETACGLNKVMIQVRDEMLNVLENKTLADILDKE